The window CCGCTCGCGCCACTGGTCGTACTGCCGCATGGCGTCGAGGATGGCCGCGCCGGCGTCCTCGGGCGCAAGCCGCCGGGCCTCGGCCAGGGTCCCGGCCGTCCCGGGGCGACCGGTGTCGGAGCTGAAGAGGTGCTCGGTGGTCTTCGACCAGAGGTCCGCGTACTGGGTGCTGGAGCCGCGGGCCACCAGGTGGAGGTTCTCCGCCAGCCGGGCGGTCAGCACGTCGACCCGGGCGGCGTTGAGGGCCTTCAGCGGGTTGGCGCCGTCGATCTGGCTCTTGCGCAGCGTGGAGTTGGCGCCCGTCCCGGCCACCGTCAGCCAGAGCACCGCGGCCAGTACGGCGGCGGTCGAGCCGAGCAGCCCGATGTTGAACACCCGGTTGGTCCGCCGGTAGAGCGTCGTCTGCACCCAGACCAGCGCGGTGAGCGTCACCACGCCCAGCCCGTACGCGGCCCAGGGGATGGACTGCGCCTCGGCGTAGTCGTCCGCCAGCGCCTGGTTCTCGGCGGCGCTGAGCTGGGCCGCGGCGGGCAGCAGCACGGTGCGCATCTGGTCCGAGGCGTGGCGCAGGTAGGCGCCGCCGAGCGGGAAGCCCTGGCGGTTGTCGGCCCGCGCCGTCTCCACCAGGCCGGCGTACACCGGGACCTGCTGGTTGAGCGTGGCGAGCCAGCCCTGGGCGGGGGAGGAGGTGGTGGTGCGCGCCGCCGCCTCGGCGATCAGCCGGGACGCCGTCGCGAGGTCCTGTTCGTAGCGGTCCCGGACGGCCTTCGGCTCGGCGCCCGCCAGCAGGAAGCCGGTGGCCGCCGTGGTGTCCGCGTCGGCCAGCGAGCGGTGGATGTCGGCGGCCGCCTGGCTCAGCGGCTGGCTGTACGAGACCACCCGTTCCGCCGCCTGTGCGCGGGAGTTGACCTGCCAGGCGGTGAGCGCGCCGAAGGCCACGGTGAGCACCGCCAGCAGCGCACCGGCCAGCCGCAGCCGGCCCGGTGCCGTCCGGGTGGCGCGGCGCAGCCGGCCGAGCGGGCCGGTCTCCCGGGCCGCGGCCGTGCCGCCGGGCCGCGCCGGCGCCACCGTGCGGGGCCGCTCCGTACGTACTGGTGTCGCCACCGGCCTCACCCTCCCCTGTGGCCGGCTCCGTCATCCGGGGCCCGGCCGTTGCCAGCAGTATGGCCGTCACTCCCCGCGGCCACACCCGACTTGCGCCGATCTTGAGCATCGCGGGGGCCCGGTTCCGGGCCCCGCTCCGCGGGCACTGCTGCGATCACTGGTACGAGTGCGGCCGACCACGGGATCGAGCCCTGCCGGCGGCCGCCAGGGCTCGCCGGGGTCCGTCGCCCCGGTGCGCGGGGCGGGTCGGTGATCGGGTCGACGCGGGATGCACCCTATGCGGTTCCCCGGACAGTCGGAGGGGAGGGGTCCGGTTGTGCCGCCCCGGTCTCCGGAAGGGCCGTCCGTACCATGGCGGCATGCGACTTCTGGGAACGATCTCCGCCGACCGTCCGCTGCTCGTCGTCGCCGTCCGGGAGGAGGCCGCGTACCTGGGTGACCGGCTCCCGGTCCTGCTGACGGGCATCGGCAAGGTCAACGCGACCGCCGCGCTGGCGACCGTCCTCGCCCGTGGCGAGCACCCCTCCGAGGTGGTCAACCTCGGCACCGCGGGCGCGTTGCGCTCCGGCTGGGCGGGCACCCACACGGTCGTCCAGGTGATCCAGCACGACCTCGACAGCCCCGCGCTGCTGGAGCTGACCGGCCGTACCTACGGCGCTCCGCTGATGGTCGGCAAGGGGGACGGCCCGGTGCTGGCCACCGGCGACCAGTTCGTCTCCGGCGCGGCCGCCCGTGACCGGCTCGCCGAGCACGCGGACCTCGTCGACATGGAGGGCTACGCCGTCGCCACCGTCGCCCACCGGGCCGGACTCTCCGTGCGGCTGGTGAAGCACGTCAGCGACGAGGCCGGCGAGGGCGCCGTGCACTCCTGGCGGGAGTCCGTCGACGACTGCGCCCGCCACCTCGGGGACTGGGTCCACCACCAGGGCTGGTGACGGGAGGGCTCGTTAGCCTGGCGGGCGTGACCGACAACACCGCCGCGAACGAGCACCGTGACGTCCGCCCGCCGGGCCTCGACGCCGACGAACCGACCACCCTGCTGACCTTCCTGGACTACCTGCGCGAGGCCGTCATCGGCAAGACCGACGGCCTCACCGACGAGGGCGCCCGGCGCCCCGGCGTCGCCTCCGGCACCAGCCTGCTCTGGCTGGTCCGGCACCTCACCGCCGTCGAGCTCAACTGGTTCCTCTGGGCCTACCGGGGCGAGGGCGACGAACCGTGGGACGACGAGGCCGCCTCGCCCGGCGACGAGACGGTGGCCGGGTCGGTCGCCGCCTACCGGGCCGCGATCGCCCGCGCCAACGAGGTGATCGCCGCCGCCTCCGACCGGCTCGACCGCCCCGGGGTCCGGTCGCTGCGGCCCGGCGCCGAAGCGCCGTCGATGCGCTGGCTGCTGGTCCACATGATCGAGGAGACCGGTCGGCACGCCGGCCACGCCGACATCATCCGCGAGCAACTGGACGGCTCGGTCGGCCGGTAGGGCCCTGCCCGGACCCCGCTCCGCCCCCGGACCGCGTTGCCGGGCACCCGCCCGCGGCGCGACGCCGGGGGCGGGTGGGCCCGCACCTGACGGACAGTGGAATACTCCCCCGCGCACCGCGGCGCCGTCTCGACGGCGCCGCGCGCTTTCACACATGGGGGATTCGGAAGTTCATGTCATCGTCAGCCAGATCCACGCGTTCCGCCCGGGCCGTCCTCGGGGCGTCGGTCCTCGCACTCACCCTGCTCGGCACCTCGGCGTGCGGGCCGGACAACAGCTCGGCGGACACCGCCGCCGCGGCGGGCGCGCCGGCCCTCGGCCTCCCCGCCAACCTCGACGACCTGAAGAAGTGGAAGTTCGAGGACTGGGAGAAGTGGGCGAAGGACTACGCCCTCCCGGCCGCCACCAAGGGGTTCTGGACCCTGGAGAAGCTGCTCCAGGCCAAGCCGAACGAGCCGATCGAGCCGCCGGCGCCGCAGCCCGCGGGCACCCAGGCGCCCGCCCAGCCGTCGGCCCCGGGACCGAGCACCCCGGCGGCGGGCAGCAAGCCGCCGGCCGGCCAGCCCACCCAGCCGGGGCACCCGACCACGCCGGCCGCCGCGACCACCCCGGCGGCGCCGAAGCCGTCCAACACCCAGCAGCCGGCCTCGCAGGCCCCGGCGCCGCCCAAGCAGCCCGCGCAGCAGCCCTCCCAGGCCCCGGCCCAGCCTTCCCAGCCCGCGCAGCCGCCTTCCCAGCCCGCGCAGCCGCCCGCGCAGCCCGGGCAGCCGCCGGCCCAGCCCGGGCAGCCGCCGGCCCAGCCCGGGCAGCCGCCCGCGCAGCCCGCCGACAACGGCAACGACCCGCTGCCGAAGACCGTCAACGCCCAGCCCCTGCAGCACCCGTACACCAAGCTCGCCGTGCACGGGAAGCTGTTCGCGGACGAGCCGGGCGCCGGCGCGGCCGGCGGCGGTCTGGGCCGCTCGCAGTGCTCGGCGACCGTGGTGGCCGACCCGGCCCACCCCGGCAAGAGCAACCTGGTCTGGACGGCGGGCCACTGCGTCCACCAGGGCAAGGGCGGTTCGTTCTACGGCAACATCTCCTTCATCCCGGCCTTCAACAGCAATGCCGCGATGAGCGGTGGCAAGCAGGCGGACGAGTCCCAGTACGCGCCGTTCGGCATCTGGGGCGCGACCCAGGCGGTGACGTCCCCGCAGTGGAAGGCCGAGGGCGGCAAGACCGGTGACGCGGCCACCCACTACGACTTCGCGGTCATCCGGGTGAAGCCCGCGGACGGCGCGAAGTCGCTGGAGGAGACGGTCGGCGGTGCGGTGCCGGTCTGGTTCAACGCGCCGCGCGACCAGCTGAGCGTCACCGAGTACGGCTACCCGGCCGCCCCGCCGTTCGACGGCATGGAGCTGAACCGCTGCGAGAGCGGCAAGCCGGGCCGGCTGTCCTACGAGCCGACCCGCCCGCCGATGCTGGTCATCGGCTGCACCATGACCGGCGGCTCCAGCGGGGGCGGCTGGCTGGCGGTCAAGGACGGCAAGCCGGCGCTGGTCAGCAACGTCTCGGTCGGGAAGCACACCGGCGACCCGATGTACCAGGCCGGCCCGTACCTGGACGACGTCGCCGCGGGGGCGTACGACTTCCTCTCCAAGAAGGGCTGAGCCCCCGGCGGCCGCCCCCGCACCCCGGTGTGCGGGGGCGGCCGCCGCCGGGTCCTGTCGGTGCCTGGAGTGACTGCCGGGGCGGTGTTTCGTCCTGCTCGACGCGGTGGAGGGCACGGCCCATGAGGCGCTGATCAGCTGACCGCCGCCGCCAGGACTGCGCCGGTGGTGACCACCTTGGCGAAGCGCATCGCGTGCAGCACCGTCGCGGTGGCCCGGGCGAGTTCGGCGGCCGGCACGGTCACGCCGTCCGGCCCGGCCATGTCGAAGGTGTGCATGGCATCGGTCGGGAAGATCGTGTCGTACCCGAGGTTGCCCGCCATCCGCGCGGTGGTCTCGTTGCACACGTTCGTCATGATCCCGACGATGACGACCTGGCGGGCGCCCCGCTGCCGGAGCCAGGCGTGCAGGTCCGGGGTGCCGTAGAAGGCGCTGTTCACCGGCTTGGTGATGTGCAGGTCCGCCTTGACGTCCGCCACCACGTCCTTCAGCTCGTACCCCGGGGTGCCCGGCGCCAGCGGCCCGGTCTGCGAGGCGTGCTGCACCACCACGACCGGGCGCCCGGTCTCCTGCCAGGTGCCGATCAGCTCGCCGATCCGCCGCTCGGCCTCCGGGTTGTCCCGCTCGCCCCAGAACGCGTGGTCGTCGAAGCCCTTCTGGACGTCGATGACGACGAGTACGGCGTCGGAGTCGATGGTGAGCGGGGCGTCGAATGCGTCGGTGTTCGTCATGCGTCCATCGTGTCGGCGCCCGGGCAGCCCGGGTGAGGGGCGCCGGCGCCACCCGTCGATCGATTCCTGCCACCGCGCCCGGGGCGCCCGGGCGCCCTTCGTCGCTAGATTTCTGCCATGCGGACTGTGGGTTGCCTGATCTTCGAGGGCGTGCGGGCGTTCGACTACGCGGTGATCGGCGAGGTGTGGTCGAACCGGCTGACCCGGCCCGGGCTGCCCGCCTTCGACCTGCGGGTCTGCGGGCCGCAGGGCGCCCGGGTGCGGCTCGGCGGTGGGCTGGAGCGGGTGCCGGACTTCGGCCTGGAGACGCTGCGGGAGTGCGATCTGGTCGTCGTCCCGGGGATGGAGCGGCTGAACGAGCCGCGCGACCCGGCCGTGCCGGCCGCCCTGCGCGCCGCCCACGAGGGCGGCGTCACCGTCGCCTCGCTCTGCGCGGGCGCCTTCGTCCTCGCCGAGGCCGGGCTGCTGGACGGCCGGACCGCCACCACCCACTGGGCGCTCGCCGGCGAACTGGCCCGGCGCTTCCCGGCGGTGGACGTCCGCCCGGAGGTGCTCTTCACCGGCGAGGGCGGGCTCTGGACCTCCGCCGGGGTGGCGGCCGGCATCGACCTCTGCCTGCACCTGGTGCGCGCCGCGCACGGCCAGCAGGCCGCCGCCACGATCGCCCGGGCGATGGTCACCGCGCCCTTCCGGGCCGGCGGGCAGGCGCAGTTCATCCCGTCGCCGGTCCCCGAGGACGCCGGCGGTGACGACGTCCTGGCCCGGGTCCGCGCCGAGGTCCTGGCCGCCCTCGACACCCCGTGGACGGTCCGCGGGATGGCCGGGCTGGCGCTGATGTCGGAGCGCTCGTTCGCCCGCCGCTTCGTCGGCGCGACGGGCACCACGCCGCTGCGCTGGCTGCTGGAGCAACGCGTGCTCCTGGCCCAGCGGTTGCTGGAGGAGACGGACCTGCCGGTGGACGCCGTCGCGGTCCGCTGCGGTTTCGGTGCGGCGGTGTCGCTGCGGCCCGTCTTCGTCGCCCGGGTCGGGGTCGCCCCGCGCGAGTACCGCCGGGCCTTCCGGGGGCGCGAGGGGGATCAGGGACCGGCGGGCGTCCCCGGGCCGACGCGGGAGGCCAGTCCGTCCAGCAGGTTGGCCAGGCCGAACTCGAACAGGGTGTCCAGGTCCAGGTCGTAGCCGTTCGGGAGGTCGGCCATCAGCCGGCCGAACACCGGGAAGCGGCCGGAGTCGGCGAGCGCGCCGATGACGGGGAGCTGGCGGTCCATCCACTGGTCCTCGGTGACGCCGGTGGCGGCCCGGGCCTGGTCCTCGCGCTCCAGGTTGACGGCGATGCCCTCGATGTAGCTGTACAGCAGCACGTGGATGTCGAGCATGGCCGGCGCGGAGAGGTCGTGGCCGTCGAGCGCGGCGAGCGCCCATTCGGCGTGCACCAGCAGGTTGGGCAGCAGCAGCGGCCGGGTGACCGGGCTGAGCTGCGCGAGCCAGGGGTGGCGGCGGAACAGGGCCCAGAGGGTGCGGGCGCCCAGCTCCAGGCGGGGCCGCCAGCCGGCGGGCGGGTCGGCCGGGTAGCGGGCCTCGCCGAACGCCGCGTCGGCGGCCAGCATGACCAGCTCCTCCTTGCTGGTGACGTAGCGGTACGGCGACATCGCGGACACCCCGAGCCGCCCGGCGACGGCGCGCATCGAGAGCGAGCCGAGCCCTTCGGCGTCGGCCAGCTCCAGCGCGGCCCGGACGATCCGCTCCCGGCTCAGCTCGCCGTCCCCGGCGGGCGCGCGGTCCGGTGCGGGGGTGGTGGCGGCTGCGGTGGGCGGGGCGGGCACGGGCGCGACGGCAGCTGCGGCCGGCGCGACCGCCGGAACCGCCACGCCCGGGCCGGTCGGGCCGGTCGGTCCGCCGGCCACCACGGTGCCGACCCGGGCCCGGGCCTCCACCAGCCCCTCCAGCCGCAGCACGGTCAGCGCCTTGGTGGCGGTGGCGAGGGCGACGCCCCACTCCTGGGCGAGCCGGCGGTTCGAGGGCACCCGCTCGCCCGGGGCGAGCGTGCCGGTGGCGATCCGCCGTCGGAGGTCGGCGGCGATGCGCCGGTAGGGCGGGTCCGGGTCCGTGGCCATGCTGTCGACTCCTCGGAAGATCTTTTCGCGGTCGTCCGCCCTGTACTAGCTCAGAGCCGACCGGCCGAGATGCCTGCCGAAAGGCTTGCTGTACTAGCACAGATGCGGCCTAACCTGCTGGTCAGTCCCTTGCGTGCCTCTGAATTTACGCCGTACATTCAGAGCGTGAGCTGCGCGCGAGCAGCTTGCTTACAGCGTACAGACACAGGCGTCCGGGTGACCGGTCGCGAACAGGGGGAGTTCCTCATGCAGACCGTCCTCGTCTCCGGTGGCGGCATCGCCGGCCTCACCCTCGCCCACTGGCTGCGCCGCAACGGCTTCGCCCCGACGGTGGTGGAACTCGCCGCCGCCCCGCGCCGTGGCGGCCAGGCCGTCGACATCCGGGGCGTCGCACTCGACGTCGTCGACCGGATGGGTCTGACCGGGCCGATCCGGGCCGCCCGGACCCGGATGCGCGGCATGTCCGTCCTCGACGCCGACGGCAACGAGGTGCACCGCTCCACCGAGGCCACCTACAGCAGTGGCCGGCTCGACAGCGACGACGTCGAGCTGCTGCGCGAGGACCTCGTCGCCCTGCTGCACGAACACGCCTCCGAAGGCGTCGAGTTCGTGAGCGGCGACAGCATCACCGGGCTCCGGGAGGACGAGCACGGCGTGCACGTCACCTTCGCGCACGGCGCGCCCCGCACCTTCGACCTGGTGGTCGGCGCGGACGGCCTGCACTCCGGGGTCCGCAGGCTGGCCTTCGGCCCCGAGGAGCGGTTCCTGCGCCACCTCGGCTCCCACGTCGCCATCTTCGGCGCGGACAACTTCCTCGGCCTGGAGGACTGGCAGGTCTGGCAGCGCGACGGCCACGCCGGCTACGGCATCTACCCGGTGCGCGGCAACCGCGAGCTGCGGATCACCTTCGGCTACGGGAGCGACGAACCGGCCGTGCGCGACATGGCGGTGGCCAGGCGGCAGGTCGCCGAGCGGATGGGCGCGCTGCGCTGGGAGACGCCCCGGCTGCTGGCCGCGCTGGAGCGGGCGCCCGACTTCTACGCCGACGTGATGGCCCAGGTGCACCTCGACCGCTGGTCCGTCGGCCGGACCGCCCTGGTCGGCGACGCCGGGTACTGCGCCTCGCTGCTCTCCGGTCAGGGCACCAGCCTCGCGCTGGTCGGCGCCCATGTGCTCGCCGACGAGCTCGGGCGGGAAAGGGCGGCGGGCGGGGACCACCGCGCCGCCTTCACCCGCTACGAGGAGCGGATGCGCCCCTTCGTGGCCCTCAACCAGGCGCTGGCCACCGAGAACCCCGGCGGCCCGCCGGCCGAGGAGTCGGTCGAGCGGGCCAAGCACGCCATCGCCCTCGACCGCTGAGCGGCTCAGGCGCCGAGCGGGCGCAGGGGCAGGGGCAGGGGCTCAGGGTCGAGGAGGCCCCTAGAAGTCGCCCGCCCGGCGCAGGACGAGGTCGGCGACGGCCTCCCAGTGCGCGTCCGGCGCGGTCACGACGAGGTGCCCGGCGCCGCACGGCAGCGAGGCGCTGGTGCAGCCGTGGGACCGGTACCCCGCCACCCGGGTGGCGACCCCGTCCAGGCGGAGGGCGACCTCGTGGCGGACGGGCCCGAGGTCCTCCGGGAACGTCCCGTGGTCGATCCGCCCGGAGTTGGCGAGGAAGACCCAGAGCTCGGACTCGGGCGTGCTGAACGGCCGGACCCGGTGGCTCTTCGGCAGCGGCCGGGAGGTCTGGACGGTCGCCATCAGGTCGGTGCCGCGGTGGTAGCCGACGTCGAGGCAGTGGAGGAACCCGTCCGAACTCTGCCGCCCCAGCAGGGTGAACCACCCGGCCGGGGCGTCGCGGAGCACGGCGACCGGCTCGCCGAACTCCTCGGCGGTCTCCCGGTCGGGCGTCCGGATGCCGGGCGGGCGCCGGTCGTCGCTGTGGAACACGGCTCCCCCAAGTGTGTGCTGCACGGGCCGACTTGGCCCAGTACACCACGGCGGTCGGGTCCCCCGGGGCCGGGTCGGGCGGTCACCGGGACGGCGTGACCAGCCCGGCCTCGTAGGCGGTGATCACGAGCTGGACCCGGTCCCGGGCGCCCAGCTTGGCGAGCAGCCGCGACACGTGCGACTTGGCGGTGGCCACCGTGATGAAGAGGTCCTCGGCGATCTCGGCGTTCGACCGGCCGCGCCCGACCAGGGTCAGCACCTCCCGCTCCCGCTCGGTGATGCCCTCGACCGTCGGGGGCGGGCCCTCCGGGGCGGCCCCGGGGCGGGCGGCCCCCGGGCGCCCGACGAAGTCCGCGATCAGCCGGCGCGTCACGCCCGGCGCGATCAGCGCGTCGCCGTCGGCGACCACCCGGACCGCCGCGAGGATGTCGTCCAGCGCCATGTCCTTGACCACGAAGCCGCTCGCCCCGGCCCGCAGCGCGTCGTAGACGTGGTCGTCCTCGTCGAAGGTGGTCAGCACGAGGACGCGGGCCGTCGCCGGTCCGGCCGTGATCAGTCGGGTGGCCTCGATCCCGTCCATGCCGGGCATCCGGATGTCCATCACCACGACGTCGGGGCCCAGCTCGCCGACCAGCCGGACGGCCTCGGCGCCGTCGGCGGCCTCGCCGACCACCAGCAGGTCGGGGTGGTCGGCCATGATCACGCGCAGTCCGGACCGCACCAGCGGCTGGTCGTCGACGAGCAGGACGCGGACGCTCATCGGGCCACCGCCGTGACTCCGGCGGGCAGCGGCAGCCGGGCGGCCACCCGGAAGCCGCCCCCGGGGCGCGGCCCGGCGCTCAGCCGGCCGTGCAGCAGGGCGACCCGCTCCCGCATGCCCACCAGCCCGAAGCCGTGGTCCGGCCCGCTCGTGGCGGCGCCGCGCCCGTCGTCGACGATCTCCACCGACAGCTCCCCGTCCCCGTGATCGATGGTCACCCGGCAGTGCCCGGTGGCCGCGTGGCGGACCACGTTGGTCAGCGCCTCCTGGACGATACGGTAGGCGGACAGCTCGATCTCGGCCGGCAGCGGACGCCGCTCCCCCCGGTGGCGCAGGTCGACCCGCACCCCCGCGTCGGCCGTCGCCGCCACCAGCCCGTCGATGTCCGCCAGGCCCGGCGAGGGCGCGAGCGGCGCCCGCTTCGACTCCGCGGGGCCCGGGTCGCTCTGCCGCAGCGCCACCAGCGTGCGGCGCAGACCCGCCAGCGTCTCGCGGCTGGTGGCCTCGATGGCGCGCAGCGCCTCCCGGGCCTCCGCGGGCTGGGTCTCGATCACCCGGCTCCCGACCCCGGCCTGGATGGCGATGATGCCGATGCTGTGCGCGACCATGTCGTGCAACTCCCGCGCGATCCGGAGCCGTTCGGCGGTCACCGCCTCGGCCACCTCCTGCGAGCGCAGCGCCACCGCGTGCTCGCGGCGCTCGCGGACCAGCAGGCCGACGGTGCAGGCCGCGGCCGTCGCCAGGACGGCGATCACGGCGTTGGCGGTCAGGTTGTCCCCGTGGGCGAAGCCGCCGACCAGCAGCAGTTGGACGAGGGTGGACACGGTCACGGCGCCGATCCAGGCCCGGCGCGCACCGGTGGCGACGACGAAGCCCAGGAGCGCGTCCACCGCCAGGAAGGGCAGGAACTGGCTCTGGTAGGTCAGCGCCAGGTGCGGACCGCCGGAGTTCCCGGTGCCCACCACCACGAGGGCGGAGCCGAGGAGAGCCATCGTCAGCGCCAGCAGCGGCATCCTCCGCAGCACACCGACGAGCAGGCTCACGGCCAGCAGCGACCCGACGGCGTGCAGCGCGTGCGGAGCCCGCGGCGTGGCCCCCGCCAGCAGGGCCGTCGCGAGGACGTAGACGGAGCCGCCCACCCAGGCCGCGACCCGCGTGCCGGTCACCGGCACGGCGCCTCTCGGCCGGGGCGTGGGCGTGGCGGTGCGCGGGGTGATCGTTCCGACGTTCATGCGGCGAGGTTAGCCAGCGGTCGGCCACGCGGCATCGGCCCGGGGGCGTACGCCCGTGGGCGGATCCCGCCGACCGAGGTGTCGCCCCGGGCCCGATGCCCGGACGAGGTCCGCCCGGGCAGAGTCGACCTCGTGATCGAAGTCAAGGAACTCACCAAGCACTACGGCGGCAGGACCGCCGTCGACCGTCTCACCTTCACCGTGCGGCCGGGCCGGGTCACCGGATTCCTCGGCCCCAACGGTGCCGGCAAGACCACCACCCTGCGGATGATCCTCGGCCTGGACGCGCCGACGGCCGGCACCGCCACCGTCGGCGGCCTCCCGTTCCGCACGCACCCGCGCGGCCTGCGGCACGTCGGCGCGCTCCTCGACGCCAACCAGGTGCACGGCGGACGCAGCGCCGCGGCCCAACTGTCCGCCCTGGCCCGCAGCAACGGCATTCCGCTGCGCCGGGTCGACGAGGTGCTGCGGGAGGTGGGGCTGGCCGAGGCGGCGGCCCGCCGGATCGGCGGGTTCTCGCTGGGCATGAAGCAGCGGCTCGGGATCGCCACCGCCCTGCTCGGCGACCCGCCCGTGCTGGTCTTCGACGAACCGGTCAACGGCATGGACCCGGAGGGCGTGCTCTGGATGCGCCGACTGTTCCGGCGCCTGGCCGCCGAGGGGCGCACGGTGCTGCTGTCGAGCCACCTGATGTCGGAGATGGAGCACACCGCCGACGACCTCGTGGTGATCGGCCGGGGCCGGCTCATCGCCGCCGAGCCGGTCGGGGAGTTCGCGGCCCGCAGTACCGGCCGGGGCGTCGTGGTGGGCACCCGGCAGGCCGCCGAACTGGCGGCGGTGCTGACCGCCGCGGGCGGCTCGGTCGCACCGCCGGACCCGGCCGGTACCGGGAGGCTCACCGTGACCGGACTGCCGGCGGACCGGATCGGCGCGCTCGCCCTGGAGCACCGGATCCTGCTGGACGAACTGACCACCCGGAACGCCTCCTTGGAGGAGGCCTTCATGGAACTCACCGCCGACAGCGTCGA of the Kitasatospora sp. NBC_01246 genome contains:
- a CDS encoding sensor histidine kinase, yielding MNVGTITPRTATPTPRPRGAVPVTGTRVAAWVGGSVYVLATALLAGATPRAPHALHAVGSLLAVSLLVGVLRRMPLLALTMALLGSALVVVGTGNSGGPHLALTYQSQFLPFLAVDALLGFVVATGARRAWIGAVTVSTLVQLLLVGGFAHGDNLTANAVIAVLATAAACTVGLLVRERREHAVALRSQEVAEAVTAERLRIARELHDMVAHSIGIIAIQAGVGSRVIETQPAEAREALRAIEATSRETLAGLRRTLVALRQSDPGPAESKRAPLAPSPGLADIDGLVAATADAGVRVDLRHRGERRPLPAEIELSAYRIVQEALTNVVRHAATGHCRVTIDHGDGELSVEIVDDGRGAATSGPDHGFGLVGMRERVALLHGRLSAGPRPGGGFRVAARLPLPAGVTAVAR
- a CDS encoding response regulator transcription factor, producing MSVRVLLVDDQPLVRSGLRVIMADHPDLLVVGEAADGAEAVRLVGELGPDVVVMDIRMPGMDGIEATRLITAGPATARVLVLTTFDEDDHVYDALRAGASGFVVKDMALDDILAAVRVVADGDALIAPGVTRRLIADFVGRPGAARPGAAPEGPPPTVEGITEREREVLTLVGRGRSNAEIAEDLFITVATAKSHVSRLLAKLGARDRVQLVITAYEAGLVTPSR
- a CDS encoding TetR/AcrR family transcriptional regulator C-terminal domain-containing protein codes for the protein MATDPDPPYRRIAADLRRRIATGTLAPGERVPSNRRLAQEWGVALATATKALTVLRLEGLVEARARVGTVVAGGPTGPTGPGVAVPAVAPAAAAVAPVPAPPTAAATTPAPDRAPAGDGELSRERIVRAALELADAEGLGSLSMRAVAGRLGVSAMSPYRYVTSKEELVMLAADAAFGEARYPADPPAGWRPRLELGARTLWALFRRHPWLAQLSPVTRPLLLPNLLVHAEWALAALDGHDLSAPAMLDIHVLLYSYIEGIAVNLEREDQARAATGVTEDQWMDRQLPVIGALADSGRFPVFGRLMADLPNGYDLDLDTLFEFGLANLLDGLASRVGPGTPAGP
- a CDS encoding DinB family protein; amino-acid sequence: MTDNTAANEHRDVRPPGLDADEPTTLLTFLDYLREAVIGKTDGLTDEGARRPGVASGTSLLWLVRHLTAVELNWFLWAYRGEGDEPWDDEAASPGDETVAGSVAAYRAAIARANEVIAAASDRLDRPGVRSLRPGAEAPSMRWLLVHMIEETGRHAGHADIIREQLDGSVGR
- a CDS encoding trypsin-like serine peptidase: MSSSARSTRSARAVLGASVLALTLLGTSACGPDNSSADTAAAAGAPALGLPANLDDLKKWKFEDWEKWAKDYALPAATKGFWTLEKLLQAKPNEPIEPPAPQPAGTQAPAQPSAPGPSTPAAGSKPPAGQPTQPGHPTTPAAATTPAAPKPSNTQQPASQAPAPPKQPAQQPSQAPAQPSQPAQPPSQPAQPPAQPGQPPAQPGQPPAQPGQPPAQPADNGNDPLPKTVNAQPLQHPYTKLAVHGKLFADEPGAGAAGGGLGRSQCSATVVADPAHPGKSNLVWTAGHCVHQGKGGSFYGNISFIPAFNSNAAMSGGKQADESQYAPFGIWGATQAVTSPQWKAEGGKTGDAATHYDFAVIRVKPADGAKSLEETVGGAVPVWFNAPRDQLSVTEYGYPAAPPFDGMELNRCESGKPGRLSYEPTRPPMLVIGCTMTGGSSGGGWLAVKDGKPALVSNVSVGKHTGDPMYQAGPYLDDVAAGAYDFLSKKG
- a CDS encoding ABC transporter ATP-binding protein; the protein is MIEVKELTKHYGGRTAVDRLTFTVRPGRVTGFLGPNGAGKTTTLRMILGLDAPTAGTATVGGLPFRTHPRGLRHVGALLDANQVHGGRSAAAQLSALARSNGIPLRRVDEVLREVGLAEAAARRIGGFSLGMKQRLGIATALLGDPPVLVFDEPVNGMDPEGVLWMRRLFRRLAAEGRTVLLSSHLMSEMEHTADDLVVIGRGRLIAAEPVGEFAARSTGRGVVVGTRQAAELAAVLTAAGGSVAPPDPAGTGRLTVTGLPADRIGALALEHRILLDELTTRNASLEEAFMELTADSVEYLAGEPR
- a CDS encoding GlxA family transcriptional regulator, with the protein product MRTVGCLIFEGVRAFDYAVIGEVWSNRLTRPGLPAFDLRVCGPQGARVRLGGGLERVPDFGLETLRECDLVVVPGMERLNEPRDPAVPAALRAAHEGGVTVASLCAGAFVLAEAGLLDGRTATTHWALAGELARRFPAVDVRPEVLFTGEGGLWTSAGVAAGIDLCLHLVRAAHGQQAAATIARAMVTAPFRAGGQAQFIPSPVPEDAGGDDVLARVRAEVLAALDTPWTVRGMAGLALMSERSFARRFVGATGTTPLRWLLEQRVLLAQRLLEETDLPVDAVAVRCGFGAAVSLRPVFVARVGVAPREYRRAFRGREGDQGPAGVPGPTREASPSSRLARPNSNRVSRSRS
- a CDS encoding nucleosidase, with the protein product MRLLGTISADRPLLVVAVREEAAYLGDRLPVLLTGIGKVNATAALATVLARGEHPSEVVNLGTAGALRSGWAGTHTVVQVIQHDLDSPALLELTGRTYGAPLMVGKGDGPVLATGDQFVSGAAARDRLAEHADLVDMEGYAVATVAHRAGLSVRLVKHVSDEAGEGAVHSWRESVDDCARHLGDWVHHQGW
- a CDS encoding FAD-dependent monooxygenase, which gives rise to MQTVLVSGGGIAGLTLAHWLRRNGFAPTVVELAAAPRRGGQAVDIRGVALDVVDRMGLTGPIRAARTRMRGMSVLDADGNEVHRSTEATYSSGRLDSDDVELLREDLVALLHEHASEGVEFVSGDSITGLREDEHGVHVTFAHGAPRTFDLVVGADGLHSGVRRLAFGPEERFLRHLGSHVAIFGADNFLGLEDWQVWQRDGHAGYGIYPVRGNRELRITFGYGSDEPAVRDMAVARRQVAERMGALRWETPRLLAALERAPDFYADVMAQVHLDRWSVGRTALVGDAGYCASLLSGQGTSLALVGAHVLADELGRERAAGGDHRAAFTRYEERMRPFVALNQALATENPGGPPAEESVERAKHAIALDR
- a CDS encoding cysteine hydrolase family protein, translated to MTNTDAFDAPLTIDSDAVLVVIDVQKGFDDHAFWGERDNPEAERRIGELIGTWQETGRPVVVVQHASQTGPLAPGTPGYELKDVVADVKADLHITKPVNSAFYGTPDLHAWLRQRGARQVVIVGIMTNVCNETTARMAGNLGYDTIFPTDAMHTFDMAGPDGVTVPAAELARATATVLHAMRFAKVVTTGAVLAAAVS